The Hyphomonas sediminis genome contains the following window.
GTCGTTTCCTGCGCGATGGCCGGCATGGACAGCGTCATGGCGAGCGCCGAAGCACCGCCGAATACAAATACGACTAAAGGGTTTATGACGTTTCATGGATTTCCTCCGCAACGTCTGCTCTGGGAGGGCGGCAGACTTTTTCAGTGAGGAACGGTTTCCGTATGTTCAGGCCAGAAACAAGCTATCGAAAATGATAGTGTTGCGCGTACCTCACACCCGCTCTGGTCGCAAAGGCGGAAATTTACGCTCCAGAGGCGTAATATTGGCCCGACATCAACTATTTGATGCCCATCAAGGGATTGGAAGCTTGTCGGAAGTTACATCTTCCAGACAAGCCCTGACATCGCCGAGATCGGCCAGGAGGATGTTTCCGCGATGGAACATGCCATCCTGAAGGGCCTGTCCATCGGTGGCAAGCGAATCAAGGGCAAGGGGCGAGATGCTCCGGGCGCCTGAGAGGTAGAGAATGCGTCCGCCAGCGTCGTTCACCTCCGGGCGCCGGGCGAGCGCTTCCCGCAGGTCATCGAGGCTGTTTGTGGCGGTTGCTGCAGAGTCGCGCATGGTCACCGCATTCTGGAAGAGCAGGTTATAGAAGCCGGCCGCTTCCTCGTCCCCCCGCCGGCGCGCGGCGGTGGTCTCGTTCAGGGCGCGGGCGGCAAAGACAGCGGCATTCGACCGGAGCTGGGCTGCGGCGCCCGAGCAGGTGCTCGCGTCATTATATGTCTTCTGGAAGGCATTCAGCTTCGGGCCGAAGAGCTGGTCCGGCGGCGTGAGGACGACGCCGGTGTCTGCTCCCTGCGCGGCGCTGGGCGCCGCAAGCAGAAAGCAGGCGAGGCCAGCAGCGAAGAGGGGCTTTCGTCTTGTCATACGGGGCTCCCGGAATTGCGAGCATTATCGCCGGTCCCCCAGATTTGGGATAACCCCCGTTCCGGGGGTGGACGGCAAGGAGGCGCTGGGCTGCACGCTGCCGGCGCCAGCGGTTTACTTTCGCCGCCATGCGCCCTCTATGAAGGACTGTGCAAAGGGGAATGCCGGGGATGAGACTGCAGGACATCAATACGCCGCTGACCAGGTTCACTGTGCCTGCGCTGATTGTCGTGGCCGTGACGGTTGCTATCGCGGTGGCAGGCCTTCAGCCCGCGACGGGCTGGACGGGCACGGTCAGCGCCTGGCGTTCTCCGTTTGAAGCAGGGGCAGGCTTCTGGATGTCGCTGCTTGTCGGGTTTGGGGCCAGTATGGTGTCGGCCTGGGTCTGGGCCCTCAAGCCGGCAGATCCGGCGGCAATCCTGTTTGCGGTGAGCGGCCTGACGACGTTGATGTTCTCCGCAGCTTCCGCCGTGTGGCTGTTCGCCCTGCCGATTTCCGAAGCGACGAGCTTTGTGGCGAGGGTCGTCAATTGCGTTGGCGCGTCCGGCTTCGGCATCGTGATGATGTGCCTGTTCATGATCTACCCGGCGCGGCTGCCCGGCTGGAAGGCAATGATGGCGGCGACGGTGATCGGCTTTGGCGGCATTACAATCTGGGTAATGTTCGGGCCTAACCCGAACTTCCTTCTGGTTCACCCGATCACCTTCTGGGAAATGGTGGGCATCGTTGCGCTGGTCGGCTGGCAGATCTTCGCTACGCGCGCCGAGCCGGCACAAAGATCGATCGCATTATGGCTGGGCGCGGCGGTCGTGCTGGGCGCGGGCGGGTTTATCTCGACCGTCGCGTTCCCTCATACATTCGGGTTCCCCCCTTTGCTGAACGAGAATATCGCGTTCGGCTTCTTCCTGCTGATCTATGCGGCCTTGACCGTGGGCCTGATGCGGTTCCGGGTGTTCGGGCTGGGCGGATGGGCATTCCAGCTGATGTTCCACTTCCTGGCAGCAATGGGCGTGCTGCTGCTGGATGTGCTGCTGATCGGATTGTTGTCGTTCGAGCCGGGCGCGGCATTCTCGATTGCGCTGCTGCTGGCGGCGGCGATTTACCTGCCGGTGCGTAGCTTTGCCTGGCGCAAGCTGTCTGGCCAGTCGCGCCCGGATGAAGCGGAAATGTTCCGCGCGGTGATCGACATTGCGCTGACGCCGGGCGGGGAGCAGCGGGCCGAACGCTGGCGCCGCCTGATGAAGGATATGTTCGGGCCGCTGGAGATCCGCCGGGTTGAGACGGAGGAGGCTGCGGTTCGCATTGAAGACGAAGGTACGCTGATGGTGCTGCCGGGGGTTGCGGATTCGCCCGCGCTCAGTTTGCGCTACAAGGATGGCGGGCGCGGGCTTTATTCGCCGAAAGATATGGCGCTGGCGCGGCAGATCGTGAAGCTGATGCGGTATGCGGAGCAAAACCGGAATGCTTATGATCGCGGCGTTTCAGAGGAACGCGCGCGCATTGCGCGGGACATTCACGACAATATCGGCGCGCAGCTGCTGAGGGCGCTGCATTCGCGGGAGACTGGCCGCAAGGACGCGATGATCCGCGAGACGCTGACCGACATTCGCGACGTGATCAACAATGCGCAGGGCGCCGAGGCGCCGATGGAAGACGTGCTGGCCGACCTGCGCGCGGAGACGGCTGACCGGCTGGACCCGCATGGTATCTCGCTGAGCTGGAACCTTTATGCGGCGCCGGGCGCGCTGCTGTCCCGGCAGAAGGTGCATGCCCTGCGTGCGTTGATCCGCGAGGCGGTAAGCAACACGATCAAGCATGCGGGTGCACGGGCAGTGGAAGTGACCATTCGCCTCGACAAGGACTGGCTGTCCCTGCGCGTGAAAGATGATGGCAAGGGATTGCCGGCGCAGACAGCCTCACTGGGCAATGGTCTGGGCAATATGAAGATCCGTGTAGAAAGTTTCGGCGGCGATATTGCGCTTGAAGGCGGAGAGGGCACCAGCCTCGCCGCACGTATTCCTGTGTTCGAGATGGCTGCGGAGTAGGCGCCTCAGCCGCGATCCGTGGTGAGGCCCATGCGGGTGGCGTGCCAGGAGGCTTCGGCGCGGGAGGAGATACCGAGCTTGCGATAGATGCCCTTGATGTAGCTGGCGACAGTGTTTTCGCTTAGCTCCAGGGCGCGGGCGACCTCGCCATTGCGCATGCCGCGACCAATAAGAGCGAGCACATCGCGCTCGCGCGCGGTTAGATCCTCATCCGGAGCGGCTGGGCCGGTCAGGCGGAAATGATCCATGATGCGGCGAGCAATGGAGGGCGAGAGGGCAGGCACACCATCTGCAATCTGACGAAGCTGGCGAATGAGGATGTCCTGCGGCTGGTCTTTCAGGAGGTATCCGTTTGCACCGGCAGACAGCGCGCCGACGATCCAGGCGTCGTCGCCCATTACGGTGGTGATGACGCAGATTGTCTCCGGGTTTTCCTGTTTGATCTTGCGCAGCACATCGAGGCCGGAGCCATCGGGTAAACCAAGGTCAAGCATTGCAATGTCGAACCGGCTGGCCGCCGCAGCGGCGAGGCCGCCGCGGACGCTACCCTCTTCGTGGATCGTGCAGCCGGCGAAGGCTTCGCGGGCGATCTCGCAAAGCCAGCTGCGGGTCTCCGCAATGTCTTCAAGGATCAGGAGGCCCTTCACCGTGTACCCTTCCACCGCTGGGGGCGGCTCTTCAGTCAGGAACCGCAACTGCGCTTTTATTATGAGGACATCATATAACGAAGCGGTTCATTTGCCGACCCACCGGAACAGGGGGGCTGGCGCGCCGAGGCGGACGCCCCCCGGATCAGGGGGGATGACGGGCGACGAGACGGTGATTAATCCGGTCTGCAAGCCATTCTTCCTTCGGGGGGACGCACGTGGCCCTGTTGTTATTCTTGCATCGATGACACCAAAGACTATGCGGAGTTGCCGGCCTTCAGCGAGGTGGTAACTCCGCTTTTTTCTTTTGGGTTCCGGGGATCGGATCGGCGCGGCGGATCAAGCGCTGCGAGGTGCCGATTTCGCTTGCTTGCCTCTGGGGCAGCTAGGGCCGATTACGTATTCACGCGCCTTCCTCCCAGCGCAAAGCTTGCAGATGAATTTGATGGCTCTGCGCCAAGCAGACAGAGCCCAGGGAGGACTGCATGGCAGATACGGCGACGCTCAAGGCGAGCAAACCCAAGGCAAAGACGGAACACTTCGATGTGCTGATCGTAGGCGCAGGGATTTCCGGCGTCGGCGCAGCGTATCACCTCAAAACGCAGATGCCGAAGAAGAAATTCGTCGTGCTGGAGGCTTATGAGAGCTTTGGCGGCACCTGGCACATGCACCGCTATCCCGGCATTCGTTCGGACTCGGACCTTTACACATTCGGCTATCGCTTCAAGCCGTGGGTCGGCCCGCCGATCGCCAGCCGAGAAGAGATCTTGAAATACATGAAGGAGGTCATCGAGGAAAACGACCTTGCCCAGCACATTCGCTATCGCCACAAGATAAAGTCGGCCAAATGGTCGAGCGCGAAGAAAAAGTGGACGGTGAAGGCGGAGAACCTTGAGACCGGCGACGTACTGACCTTCACGGCGAATTTCCTGTGGATGTGCCAGGGCTATTACAATCACGCTGAGGGCTACACGCCGGAATGGCCGGGAATGAAGGATTTCAAAGGCCAGATCGTTCACCCGCAGACCTGGCCGGAAGATCTGGACCTGACCGGCAAGAAGGTGATCTGCATCGGCTCTGGCGCGACGGCGGCGACTGTGGTGCCGGCGATTGCGGGCAAGTGTGAGCATGTCACGTTGCTGCAACGGTCACCTACTTATTTCATCCCGGCAAGGAATGAAAACCTGCTGGCAGACGAGCTTCGCATGCTGCAGGTGGACGAGGCCTGGATCCACGAGATCGTGCGGCGGAAGTATAATCACGATCAGGCCGAGTTTACGCGCCGGTCTTTCGAGGATGCCGAGGCATTGCGGCAGGAATTGCTGGACGGGGTGAAGGCGTGCCTGCCGGAAGACTTCGACATGAGCCATTTCACGCCGGCTTACCGGCCGTGGCAGCAGCGGATTGCCTTCGTGCCGGAAGCTGACCTGTTTGAGGGCATCAAGGCAGGCAAAGCGAGCGTGGTGACCGATCATATCGACCGGTTCACGGAGAAGGGCATCCTGCTGAAATCCGGCAAGGAACTGGAAGCCGATGTGATCGTCACGGCGACGGGATTTAACCTGTCTGTGTTGGGCGATATTCCGTTCGAAGTGGACGGCAAGCCGGTGAACTGGGCCGACACGATCACCTATCGCGGGATGATGTTTACCGGCGTGCCCAATCTGGTCTGGGTGTTCGGCTATTTCCGGGCGAGCTGGACGCTGCGGGTGGACATGATGGGCGATCTCGTCTGCCGCCTGCTGAAGCATATGGACGAGAAGAAGGTGAAACAGGTGGAGGTCGCCCTGCGGCCACAGGACCACAATATGGAAATCCTGCCCTGGATCGACGAGGACAACTTTAACCCCGGATACCTTGCCCGCTCGATGCACCTGATGCCCAAGCGCGGCACCGCGCGCGAATGGCAGCACACGCAGGACTATTGGCGGGAAAAGGACGAGTTTCCGAAGATCGACCTCAACGGGGCAGAATTCCGTTACAGCTAGAACGTCTGTCAGCGGCGGCTCTTGCCGGGATGCAACAACCCCGGCATGAGTGGCGCCAATGACCGATACCAGCGCCCTCAACCAGCCTGAGTCCGGCGGGGTAGATCCCGTGCTGCTCAAGGACCTTGCCGATGCTATCGGCGAGCGTGATACCCGCTGGCTGTCGCGGACGCTCAATCGCATGCACCCGGCAGACGCGGCCGACGCGCTCGAAGCGCTGCCGTATGACACGTTCGAGGAAGCCGTTGAGCTGCTCGGTGAGGACCTGCCTTCGGAAGTCCTGATCGAACTGCGGGACGCTTACCGGGAGGGCGCGGTCGAGGTGCTGCCGGACGAGGCGGTGGCCCAGGCGCTCGACGAGCTGGACTCCGATGACGCGACCACCATTCTGGAGGACCTCGAGGAAGATCGCCGCGAGCGGATCCTTGAAGACCTCGCGCCGGTAGACCGCGCCGAGCTGGAGCGCAGCCTTGCCTATGAAGAGGAAACGGCTGGCCGTCTCATGCAGACGGAATTCGTGGCCGTGCCCGAGTTCTGGACCGTGGGCGAGACGATCGACCATGCGCGGGGACGCGGGGAAGAACTGCCCGAGACGTTTTACGAGATCTATGTGGTGGACCCGGCGCACCGCCTTCTGGGCACCGTGCAGCTTTCCGCCCTGATGCGCCAGCCGCGCGAAATTGCGCTGGAAGACATCATGCATGACCCGCAGACCACACTGACGCCTGATCTCGATCAGGAAGAGGTGGCCTGGCGGTTCCAGAAATACTCGATGGCGTCTGCGCCGGTGACCGACCATGCCGGCCGGCTGGTGGGCATGATCACGGTCGACGACATGGTCGACGTTATCCAGGAAGAGCATTCCGAAGACCTGCTGGCGCTGTCGAACGTGTCTTCGGCCGACGTGTCGGACACGGTGATGGAAACCGTGAAGGCGCGCGTGCCGTGGCTGGGCGTGAACCTGCTGACGGCGTTCATCGCCTCGGGCATAATCTCGCTGTTCGAAGGCGCGATCGAGCAGATCGTGGCGCTGGCGATCCTGATGCCGGTGGTCGCGGCGCTGGGCGGCAATGCTGGCAGCCAGGGGCTGGCGGTGGCCGTGCGCGCGATTGCAACGCGGGAACTGGATGGTGACGCCGCGCGCCGCGCCGTGCTGCGCGAGACGCTGGCGGGGCTGATCAATGGCCTCATTATCGGCGTGGGCGTAGGCCTTGCGGCGCTGTTGTGGTTCCAGGATGTGCGGCTGGCGGTCGTCATTGCGGTGGCAATGCTGGGCACGTTCATCTGGGCCGGGCTTTCCGGCATCCTCGTGCCGCTGACGCTCAAACGCCTCGGCGCAGACCCCGCCGTTGCCTCCTCGGTCTTCGTGCTGACCTTGACGGATGTGATGGCTTTTTTCTCATTCCTGGGGCTGGCCAGTCTGGTTCTACTGAAAAACTGACACTTTTTACGCCGAATCTCACCTTTCAGGCGAAAGGGCGCGCCTTTTGCAAGGCACACCTGTAGGCATATCGCCAGTTGTACCAGAATGGGAGCAACGGAACGTTGGGTGGTCCCCTTCGCACATCTGCCAAGGGACTCGAGCTCATAAAGGGCTTCGAGGGCTTCCGGTCGCGCGCCAGCCGCCTGCCGGATGGGCGCTGGATTGTGGGCTATGGTCACACAAAAACAGCGCGGGCAGGCCTCGAAGTGACGCCCGAAGACGCCGAACTTGTGCTGGCCCATGCCGATTTGCCGCCGGTTGAGCAGCTGATCCATGACGAAGTGCTCGCCCCGCTGACCCAGAATGAATTCGATGCGCTGGTTTCCTTTGCCTGGAATATCGGCGTGGGAGCGTTCCAGTCTTCCAGCGTGCTGGCCAATCTCAATGAGGGCGACCGGCTTTCGGCGGCGGCTGATATGTGGCTGTGGCGCAAGGGGCGCGTAGGCGGCGAGGTGAAGATCATCGACGCGCTGGTGCGCCGGCGCGCGGCGGAGATTTCGCTGTTCCTGGAGCATCCTTCGGGGCCGGCGCCTGTGCCCGGAGCCCTGATCCGTCCCATTCCGGAAGATGGCGGGCAGCCTTTCCCGCCACCGCCTGAGCGCGCCGTCATCATTGAAGCGCGGGGTGAGGCTGATCTGCCGCCAGCGCGTGGACGCGGCCCGGAAACCGCGCCGCAAGCCGCCGCGCGGGCCGTGAGCGAACGCATTGCGCGCATCCTGGGCGAGAGCCCGCCGCCGCCGCCTTCCACGCCTGGCAAAACCCTGGCGCCCGGCGAAGAAGGCCCGAGCGTTGAAGAGATTACCCGCGCTATCGCCGACCTTGCCGGTCCGGGCGAAGAGGGCGCGCTGCCGCAGCCGCCGGGAGTGGCGCCGGTGGCCGTGAAAGGCCCGCCAGACGGCATCGAACGCCGCCGCACGCCGCGCCCACCCAATGGCAGCGGGCGGGTTTTGGCCCAGCCATCGTTTCCGCCGGCCCAGCCGCCGCAGGATACGGTTGCGGCATCACTGCCGCCTGCCGATGCAGCACTGCCACCGGCGGAAGGCGTGATCGTGGATGATCTGGCGCCGGTCGAGATCGACGAATCCGGCATTCGCCGTGCAATCGAAGAGAATGGCCCTGATCAGGGCCGCACCGAAGCACTGGGTCGCTGGGTGCCTTATGCGCTGCTTTCGGGACTGGGGCTGGTGAGTCTGATCCTCGGTGTTCGCGAACTGGTCGATATGGCGGCCCACGCGCCGCTGCCGGACAATGAGGCCTGGCTCGGGCCGCTCTTGTCGCTCGGCGGGGGCTTCCTGTTCGTGGTGGCCACCTACTATCTCTACCGCGCGCTGACGCAGGAAGACTGATCCCTCACTCGGGCGGTGACAGGCGGGCAGGCTCTTGCTAGGGAAAGGCCATGCTGACGAACACTTATCCCACGCTGAACTTCGATCTCGGTGAAACTGCGGACATGATCCGCGAGACCGTGAAAAACTTTGCCCAGGCGGAAATCGCCCCGCGCGCTGCGGAGATCGACCGGACGGACAAGTTTCCGCGCGACCTGCTGCCGAAGATGGGGGAGCTGGGGCTGCTCGGCATCACGGTGGAAGAAGAATGGGGCGGCACGGGCCTTGGCTATCTCGAACATGTGGTGGCGATGGAGGAAATCTCCCGCGCTTCGGCCTCGGTCGGGCTTTCGTATGGCGCCCATTCGAACCTTTGCGTGAACCAGCTGCGCCGCTGGGGCAATGACGCCCAGAAGGCGCGCTACCTGCCCAAGCTCGTCTCCGGCGAGCATCTTGGCGCGCTGGCGATGAGCGAGAGCGGAGCAGGCTCCGATGTCGTCTCGATGAAGCTGCGCGCGGAGAAGAAGGGTGACCGCTACGTGCTGAACGGCACGAAGATGTGGATCACGAACTCTCCGGATGCGGATGTTCTGGTGGTCTATGCCAAGACCGAGCCCGAGAAAGGCAGCCGCGGCATTACCGCCTTCCTGATCGAGCGCGGGATGAAGGGCTATTCGGTTGCCCAGAAGCTGGACAAGCTCGGCATGCGCGGATCGGAAACGGGCGAGCTGCTGTTTGAAGATTGTGAAGTGCCGGAAGAGAACGTGATGGGCCCGCTGAATGGCGGCGTCGGCGTTCTGATGAGCGGGCTCGACTATGAGCGCGCGGTGCTCTCCGCCGGGCCGACGGGCATCATGCAGGCGGCGATGGATGTGGTGATCCCTTACATCCACGATCGCAAACAGTTCGGCCAGTCGATCGGCGAGTTCCAGCTGATCCAGGGCAAGGTTGCCGACATGTACGTTCAGATGAATGCAGCGAAGGCTTACGTCTACACTGTTGCCAAGGCCTGCGACCGGGGCGAGACTACCCGGAAGGACGCTGCTGGCGCCATTCTGTATGCGGCAGAAACGGCCACCAAGCTGGCGCTGGACGCGATCCAGATCCTCGGCGGAAACGGCTATATCAACGACTATCCGACCGGCCGCCTGCTGCGCGATGCCAAACTCTACGAGATCGGCGCGGGCACGAGCGAGATCCGCCGCTGGCTGATCGGGCGCGAGCTGTTCGGGGAGACAGCTTGAGGTTTCTCCGGCTCCGTTCTTTACTAGGCGGCGTTTAAATCCTAGCGGAACTTGTCCGGATTGGCGGCGATGATCTGTTCCAGTTTCGGCTGGCCCTGAACGATGCCCTTGG
Protein-coding sequences here:
- a CDS encoding sensor histidine kinase, with the protein product MRLQDINTPLTRFTVPALIVVAVTVAIAVAGLQPATGWTGTVSAWRSPFEAGAGFWMSLLVGFGASMVSAWVWALKPADPAAILFAVSGLTTLMFSAASAVWLFALPISEATSFVARVVNCVGASGFGIVMMCLFMIYPARLPGWKAMMAATVIGFGGITIWVMFGPNPNFLLVHPITFWEMVGIVALVGWQIFATRAEPAQRSIALWLGAAVVLGAGGFISTVAFPHTFGFPPLLNENIAFGFFLLIYAALTVGLMRFRVFGLGGWAFQLMFHFLAAMGVLLLDVLLIGLLSFEPGAAFSIALLLAAAIYLPVRSFAWRKLSGQSRPDEAEMFRAVIDIALTPGGEQRAERWRRLMKDMFGPLEIRRVETEEAAVRIEDEGTLMVLPGVADSPALSLRYKDGGRGLYSPKDMALARQIVKLMRYAEQNRNAYDRGVSEERARIARDIHDNIGAQLLRALHSRETGRKDAMIRETLTDIRDVINNAQGAEAPMEDVLADLRAETADRLDPHGISLSWNLYAAPGALLSRQKVHALRALIREAVSNTIKHAGARAVEVTIRLDKDWLSLRVKDDGKGLPAQTASLGNGLGNMKIRVESFGGDIALEGGEGTSLAARIPVFEMAAE
- a CDS encoding LuxR C-terminal-related transcriptional regulator, which codes for MKGLLILEDIAETRSWLCEIAREAFAGCTIHEEGSVRGGLAAAAASRFDIAMLDLGLPDGSGLDVLRKIKQENPETICVITTVMGDDAWIVGALSAGANGYLLKDQPQDILIRQLRQIADGVPALSPSIARRIMDHFRLTGPAAPDEDLTARERDVLALIGRGMRNGEVARALELSENTVASYIKGIYRKLGISSRAEASWHATRMGLTTDRG
- a CDS encoding flavin-containing monooxygenase, with product MADTATLKASKPKAKTEHFDVLIVGAGISGVGAAYHLKTQMPKKKFVVLEAYESFGGTWHMHRYPGIRSDSDLYTFGYRFKPWVGPPIASREEILKYMKEVIEENDLAQHIRYRHKIKSAKWSSAKKKWTVKAENLETGDVLTFTANFLWMCQGYYNHAEGYTPEWPGMKDFKGQIVHPQTWPEDLDLTGKKVICIGSGATAATVVPAIAGKCEHVTLLQRSPTYFIPARNENLLADELRMLQVDEAWIHEIVRRKYNHDQAEFTRRSFEDAEALRQELLDGVKACLPEDFDMSHFTPAYRPWQQRIAFVPEADLFEGIKAGKASVVTDHIDRFTEKGILLKSGKELEADVIVTATGFNLSVLGDIPFEVDGKPVNWADTITYRGMMFTGVPNLVWVFGYFRASWTLRVDMMGDLVCRLLKHMDEKKVKQVEVALRPQDHNMEILPWIDEDNFNPGYLARSMHLMPKRGTAREWQHTQDYWREKDEFPKIDLNGAEFRYS
- the mgtE gene encoding magnesium transporter, which produces MTDTSALNQPESGGVDPVLLKDLADAIGERDTRWLSRTLNRMHPADAADALEALPYDTFEEAVELLGEDLPSEVLIELRDAYREGAVEVLPDEAVAQALDELDSDDATTILEDLEEDRRERILEDLAPVDRAELERSLAYEEETAGRLMQTEFVAVPEFWTVGETIDHARGRGEELPETFYEIYVVDPAHRLLGTVQLSALMRQPREIALEDIMHDPQTTLTPDLDQEEVAWRFQKYSMASAPVTDHAGRLVGMITVDDMVDVIQEEHSEDLLALSNVSSADVSDTVMETVKARVPWLGVNLLTAFIASGIISLFEGAIEQIVALAILMPVVAALGGNAGSQGLAVAVRAIATRELDGDAARRAVLRETLAGLINGLIIGVGVGLAALLWFQDVRLAVVIAVAMLGTFIWAGLSGILVPLTLKRLGADPAVASSVFVLTLTDVMAFFSFLGLASLVLLKN
- a CDS encoding lysozyme, with translation MGGPLRTSAKGLELIKGFEGFRSRASRLPDGRWIVGYGHTKTARAGLEVTPEDAELVLAHADLPPVEQLIHDEVLAPLTQNEFDALVSFAWNIGVGAFQSSSVLANLNEGDRLSAAADMWLWRKGRVGGEVKIIDALVRRRAAEISLFLEHPSGPAPVPGALIRPIPEDGGQPFPPPPERAVIIEARGEADLPPARGRGPETAPQAAARAVSERIARILGESPPPPPSTPGKTLAPGEEGPSVEEITRAIADLAGPGEEGALPQPPGVAPVAVKGPPDGIERRRTPRPPNGSGRVLAQPSFPPAQPPQDTVAASLPPADAALPPAEGVIVDDLAPVEIDESGIRRAIEENGPDQGRTEALGRWVPYALLSGLGLVSLILGVRELVDMAAHAPLPDNEAWLGPLLSLGGGFLFVVATYYLYRALTQED
- a CDS encoding isovaleryl-CoA dehydrogenase, which produces MLTNTYPTLNFDLGETADMIRETVKNFAQAEIAPRAAEIDRTDKFPRDLLPKMGELGLLGITVEEEWGGTGLGYLEHVVAMEEISRASASVGLSYGAHSNLCVNQLRRWGNDAQKARYLPKLVSGEHLGALAMSESGAGSDVVSMKLRAEKKGDRYVLNGTKMWITNSPDADVLVVYAKTEPEKGSRGITAFLIERGMKGYSVAQKLDKLGMRGSETGELLFEDCEVPEENVMGPLNGGVGVLMSGLDYERAVLSAGPTGIMQAAMDVVIPYIHDRKQFGQSIGEFQLIQGKVADMYVQMNAAKAYVYTVAKACDRGETTRKDAAGAILYAAETATKLALDAIQILGGNGYINDYPTGRLLRDAKLYEIGAGTSEIRRWLIGRELFGETA